Below is a window of Defluviimonas sp. SAOS-178_SWC DNA.
CGAACCAGCCGGCCGTGTCCTGAGGGTAAAGTGCGACCCAGCGCAGGAGCGGGGGCAGGTAGCAGGTCAGGACCGATGGCGTGTCGGGCCGGAACCAGGCGGGCTGTGTCGCGGCCATCGCGTCGAGAAGCGCCAGGTGCCGGGAGATCCGGGCGCGCGTCGCGGCGGCGAAGGCCGGTACGGCCTCGGGCGCGCCGGCATGGCGTTCGGGGTAGAAGAGCATCCTGAGGTCGGCATGCAGTGTGTTCGACGTGAAGAACAGCCACTTGAGAAAGCCCGCTCGATCGGCCGATCCCGGCGCGGGCGCCATCGCGCCGTGGCGTTCGGAAAGCCAGAGGAGGATCGCCGCCGTCTCGAAGATCGGGCCGTCCGGGGTTTCCAGGGCCGGGATCAGCCCGGCGGGATTGAGCGTCCGGTAACCGGCGTTGTCCTGCTGGCGGGCGGAGCGGTCCACCAGCGCCGTTCGGTAGGGCAGGCGCAATTCCTCCAGCATCAGCCGCACGATGAGCGAGGCATTGTCAGGGGCGTAGTGGAGGACGTAGTCGGGCGCGGTTCCGGTCATCCTGCCCTTATCCTCCGGCCCGGGCGCCCGGGCGAGACGGAAAACGACGCTTTGCCGCGAAATACGCTCGGCGTCGCGGTAACACGGTCCGCCGGGCGCATAGGGCGATTTCACGCTCGCACCCGGACACCATCTTTCCTATAAGCGTCGCGTGCCACCCTGACGGAGAGAAAAATGCCGGCCGACCTGCCCCCCATCGACAAGGCGAAATTCGTGGCCGCGAAGCGTGCCGTGGCCTTCATCGAAGGCGGGATGCGCGTCGGCCTCGGCACAGGATCGACGGCGGCCTGGATGGTGCGCTGCCTTGGGGAGCGCGTCCGCAACGAGGGGCTGAAGATCACCGGGGTTCCGACATCGAGCCGCACCGCCGCGCTCGCCCGTGAGGAGGGCATCGAGGTCGTCACGCTTGACCAGGCACGCTGGCTCGACCTGACGATTGACGGGACCGACGAATTCGACGCCGACCTCAACCTCATCAAAGGGGGCGGCGGGGCGCTTCTACAGGAAAAGATCGTCGCGACCGCCTCCGACCAGATGATCGTCATCGCCGATGCGGCGAAGGAGGTTGCCCATCTCGGGGCCTTCCCGCTGCCGATCGAGGTGATCGGCTTCGGCTGGCAGACCTCCAAGGCGCTTGTCGAGGAAATGCTGGTGTCGCTGGACGTTCTTGGGCGCGAAATCACGCTCAGGATGAATGGCGACCGGCCCTATATTACCGACGAGGGCAACCATATCCTCGACCTCCATCTCGGCCGGATCGGCAATGCCCGGCAACTCGCGCTGGCGCTCAACCAGGTGCCGGGCGTGGTTGAAAACGGGCTTTTCATCGATATCTGTGATCGCGTCATCATCGGTCACGGCGACGGCCAGGTGGAGACGCGCGACATCAATACCGGCGCGGTCGAACGCGAGCGGATCGAGTTCGCGGAAACCGACAACCTCTTCACCGATCTCGGGGAGTGAGGCCAGACAACGGGGGCCGGATGGCGTTCGACTACGATCTCTTCGTCATCGGTGGCGGGTCTGGTGGTGTCCGGGCGGCGCGGATCGCGGCCGGGGAGCATGGCGCCAGGGTGGCGCTGGCGGAAGAATACCGGATGGGCGGCACCTGCGTCATCCGGGGCTGCGTTCCGAAGAAGCTGATGGTCTTCGCGTCGTCCTATGCCGCCGCGATGGAGGATGCGCGTGCCTATGGCTGGGACGTCAAGACGGGTCCCTTCGACTGGACGGTGTTCCGCGCCAAGCTCGATGCCGAACTCGACCGGCTGGAACGTGTCTACCGCGCCGGGCTCGACCGGGCCGGGGTAACGGTCCACGACTGCCGCGCCACGGTCGAGGATCCGCACACGGTGCGGCTGGCGGATGGCGGGACCGTCACGGCAAAGCACATCCTGATCGCCACCGGCGGCAGGCCCTTCGTGCCGGAGATGGCGGCGACGGCCGGGGCCATGACCTCGAACGACATCTTCAAGATGGACGCCTTGCCGAAATCCGTGCTGATCGTCGGCGGCGGCTTCATCGCCTGCGAGTTCGCCTGCATCCTGAACGGAATGGGCGTCCATGTGACGCAATATTATCGCGGCGAACAGATCCTGCGCGGGTTCGATGGCGAGGCGCGGGGGCATATCGCCGAACTCATGCGCGAGAACGGCGTCAACCTGCATGTCGGCACCGACGTGCTTGGGATGAAGCGCGTCGAGGGCGGCACCTGGGTCAAGTCCACCGACGGGCGCGAGGCGGTCTATGACGCCGTCGTCTACGCGACGGGCCGTGTGCCGAACACCGAGGGGCTTGGTCTCGATGAGGTGGAGGTGAAGCTCGGGCGCCAGGGAGAGGTGGTCGTCGACGAATGGTCGCAGACCGCCGTGCCGTCGATCTTCGCGGTGGGCGACGTGACGGACCGCATCAACCTGACGCCGGTCGCGATCCGCGAGGGCCACGCCTTCGCCGACACGATTTTCGGCGCGAAGCCCACCAGGGCGGACCACGAGCTGGTGGCGAGCGCGGTCTTCACCCAGCCGGAATTCGGCACCGTCGGCATGA
It encodes the following:
- the gorA gene encoding glutathione-disulfide reductase translates to MAFDYDLFVIGGGSGGVRAARIAAGEHGARVALAEEYRMGGTCVIRGCVPKKLMVFASSYAAAMEDARAYGWDVKTGPFDWTVFRAKLDAELDRLERVYRAGLDRAGVTVHDCRATVEDPHTVRLADGGTVTAKHILIATGGRPFVPEMAATAGAMTSNDIFKMDALPKSVLIVGGGFIACEFACILNGMGVHVTQYYRGEQILRGFDGEARGHIAELMRENGVNLHVGTDVLGMKRVEGGTWVKSTDGREAVYDAVVYATGRVPNTEGLGLDEVEVKLGRQGEVVVDEWSQTAVPSIFAVGDVTDRINLTPVAIREGHAFADTIFGAKPTRADHELVASAVFTQPEFGTVGMTEEAARDDRPIEVYATSFRPMQSAFAGRPDRVMMKLIVCAETRRVLGCHIVAPGAGEMIQLAAVAIKMGATKEDFDRTVAVHPVMAEELVTLRKPVRTA
- the rpiA gene encoding ribose-5-phosphate isomerase RpiA, producing MPADLPPIDKAKFVAAKRAVAFIEGGMRVGLGTGSTAAWMVRCLGERVRNEGLKITGVPTSSRTAALAREEGIEVVTLDQARWLDLTIDGTDEFDADLNLIKGGGGALLQEKIVATASDQMIVIADAAKEVAHLGAFPLPIEVIGFGWQTSKALVEEMLVSLDVLGREITLRMNGDRPYITDEGNHILDLHLGRIGNARQLALALNQVPGVVENGLFIDICDRVIIGHGDGQVETRDINTGAVERERIEFAETDNLFTDLGE
- a CDS encoding glutathione S-transferase family protein produces the protein MTGTAPDYVLHYAPDNASLIVRLMLEELRLPYRTALVDRSARQQDNAGYRTLNPAGLIPALETPDGPIFETAAILLWLSERHGAMAPAPGSADRAGFLKWLFFTSNTLHADLRMLFYPERHAGAPEAVPAFAAATRARISRHLALLDAMAATQPAWFRPDTPSVLTCYLPPLLRWVALYPQDTAGWFDLAAVPALHAVAAAMETRPSARAAAEAEGLGATIFTHPSYACPPEGSAT